Proteins from a single region of Belliella baltica DSM 15883:
- a CDS encoding PLDc N-terminal domain-containing protein yields the protein MFGLGIVGLLIYAYTIYDVLTRKFGGGGNDKIVWILVVLFLPLLGTILWFLFGRKGTS from the coding sequence ATGTTTGGATTGGGAATAGTGGGCCTTTTGATTTACGCCTATACAATTTATGATGTGTTGACAAGAAAATTCGGTGGTGGAGGAAATGACAAAATTGTCTGGATCCTAGTGGTCTTGTTTTTGCCACTTCTTGGCACCATTCTTTGGTTTCTCTTCGGTAGAAAGGGGACTTCTTAA
- a CDS encoding M14 family metallopeptidase, with the protein MILKRSLFLLFSFITSVSFAQIDLQYHLPENHTYNPDIPTPKEVLGFEVGEWHASYDQVVMYMKTLAAASDRVTIQEIGRTYEQRPQLTLTITSPSNHNQIDEIKAERKKLRQPNAAVNIKDMPIVVYAGYSVHGNEPSAVNASLLAAYHFAAANEIESDLEDVIILIDPALNPDGVNRFASWVNSHKSYVPNGDPVNRELNEPWPRGRTNHYWFDLNRDWLPVQHPESRNRVAVIQDWLPNIQLDFHEMGTNSTFFFQPGVPARNHPLTPKKNFELTEKIGQYHAKYLDNIGSLYYSQENFDDFYYGKGSTYPDVQGSIGILFEQASSRGHLQESIYGPVRFEFTIKNQFTTTLSSFEAATEMRVEMNQYLRDFYTEAKSESDSDTNKAYIFGAKEDGGKIFHLADIILQHDIDVFSLKEDITVNGMEFKKDKAYIVPLNQPQYRLVKGIFETRTSFADSLFYDVSAWTLPMAFNVEHMALSSRILNLASVEQVDKSLKLPKGQVIGGAGAYAYAFEWTEYYAPKAAYELMDKGYLVRVSHAEMETEGEVKFKRGSIFISKGLSKVSDQEFYNDLQAAAKTSGVEIYAISSGYTKGVNVGSPSLDVLNKPSIAMLVDGGVSSSEAGEIWHLLDQRYEMPITLMPMDRFNGTDINRYNTIILPNGSYYSLGKSGAEKLKGWVSAGGTLIARGSALNWLDQNEIGSFKFKVDSEDKKDESTIQKPYADYSNATGARVTGGAIFNVKLDITHPLGYGYTSPDLFTFRSGNQFMQPSANAYANPMIYTSEPLASGYVHLSNLEQMKDSAAIRVATVGRGRVIGFVDNPNFRAFWFGTNKLFMNAIFFGSTINGGTGR; encoded by the coding sequence ATGATTTTAAAAAGAAGTTTATTCCTGCTCTTTAGCTTTATCACTTCGGTAAGTTTTGCACAAATTGACCTCCAATATCATCTCCCCGAAAACCACACCTACAATCCAGATATCCCAACACCAAAAGAAGTGTTGGGCTTCGAAGTGGGTGAATGGCATGCTTCCTACGATCAGGTGGTCATGTACATGAAAACCCTTGCGGCTGCCTCCGATCGGGTAACGATCCAAGAAATTGGCAGAACTTACGAGCAAAGACCACAGCTCACTTTGACCATTACAAGTCCATCGAATCACAATCAGATAGATGAAATCAAGGCTGAAAGAAAAAAACTCCGACAGCCAAATGCGGCTGTGAATATCAAGGATATGCCAATTGTCGTATATGCAGGCTACTCTGTTCATGGCAATGAACCTTCAGCAGTCAATGCTTCTCTGCTTGCCGCTTATCACTTTGCTGCAGCCAATGAAATTGAATCAGATTTAGAAGATGTGATTATCTTGATTGATCCTGCCTTGAACCCTGATGGAGTAAATAGATTTGCTTCTTGGGTGAATTCCCATAAAAGCTATGTTCCAAATGGCGATCCCGTCAATAGGGAGCTGAATGAGCCGTGGCCAAGAGGAAGAACCAATCATTATTGGTTTGACTTGAATAGAGACTGGCTGCCTGTTCAGCATCCTGAGTCGAGAAATCGCGTGGCAGTGATCCAAGATTGGTTGCCAAATATTCAGCTTGATTTCCATGAAATGGGAACGAATAGTACTTTCTTTTTCCAGCCGGGAGTCCCTGCTAGAAATCATCCTTTGACACCAAAGAAAAATTTTGAATTGACTGAGAAAATCGGGCAATATCATGCCAAGTACCTTGATAACATTGGTTCACTTTACTACAGTCAAGAGAATTTCGATGATTTCTATTATGGAAAAGGCTCCACTTATCCTGACGTACAAGGTTCGATTGGAATTCTATTTGAGCAAGCCTCTTCGCGAGGCCACCTTCAGGAAAGCATTTATGGTCCTGTGAGATTTGAATTTACGATCAAAAATCAATTTACAACCACACTTTCTTCCTTTGAAGCGGCAACAGAAATGCGGGTAGAAATGAATCAATATTTACGTGATTTCTACACTGAGGCCAAGTCAGAATCTGATTCAGACACCAACAAAGCCTATATTTTTGGCGCCAAAGAAGATGGTGGAAAAATTTTCCATCTAGCAGATATTATTCTTCAGCATGACATTGATGTCTTTAGCTTGAAAGAAGACATCACAGTGAATGGAATGGAATTCAAAAAAGACAAAGCCTATATCGTCCCACTCAATCAACCTCAATACAGGTTGGTCAAAGGGATTTTTGAAACAAGAACAAGCTTTGCAGACAGTCTATTCTATGACGTATCTGCATGGACGTTGCCTATGGCATTTAATGTTGAACATATGGCATTGAGTAGCCGAATCTTAAATTTAGCGAGTGTAGAGCAAGTTGATAAAAGCTTAAAACTTCCAAAGGGTCAAGTAATCGGTGGGGCTGGCGCTTATGCTTATGCTTTTGAGTGGACTGAATATTACGCACCAAAAGCTGCTTATGAGTTAATGGACAAAGGCTACCTAGTCCGTGTAAGTCATGCCGAGATGGAAACTGAGGGTGAAGTCAAATTCAAAAGAGGCAGCATCTTTATCAGCAAGGGATTGTCAAAAGTAAGCGATCAGGAGTTTTACAATGATCTCCAAGCAGCTGCCAAAACCTCAGGCGTAGAAATCTATGCTATCAGCAGTGGCTACACCAAAGGAGTCAATGTGGGTTCACCAAGCCTTGATGTCTTGAACAAACCAAGTATCGCAATGCTGGTAGATGGAGGTGTTTCGAGTAGTGAAGCTGGAGAAATCTGGCATTTGCTTGATCAAAGGTATGAAATGCCAATCACGCTGATGCCCATGGATCGATTCAACGGAACAGATATTAATCGATATAACACGATCATACTTCCAAATGGAAGTTATTATAGTTTAGGAAAATCAGGTGCCGAAAAGTTGAAAGGCTGGGTAAGCGCTGGAGGGACATTAATCGCTCGTGGTTCAGCGTTGAATTGGTTGGATCAAAATGAAATCGGTTCTTTCAAATTCAAAGTTGATTCAGAAGATAAAAAGGATGAAAGCACAATTCAAAAACCTTATGCCGATTACAGTAATGCAACCGGAGCAAGGGTAACGGGAGGCGCAATCTTCAATGTCAAACTTGATATCACACATCCATTAGGGTATGGCTATACAAGTCCTGATTTATTCACTTTCAGAAGTGGGAATCAATTTATGCAGCCATCTGCAAATGCCTACGCCAATCCAATGATTTACACCTCTGAGCCCTTGGCAAGCGGTTATGTCCACCTCAGCAACCTAGAGCAGATGAAAGATTCAGCTGCCATTCGTGTAGCTACAGTTGGTCGAGGTCGAGTAATCGGTTTTGTTGACAACCCCAACTTTAGAGCATTCTGGTTTGGTACCAACAAATTGTTTATGAATGCGATTTTCTTCGGGAGTACCATTAATGGAGGAACGGGGAGATAG
- a CDS encoding PLDc N-terminal domain-containing protein, with protein sequence MPSFIPNAIIFTIALYGILWLWCLVDLIKSEFTDNSIKLLWVVILIFANPLAPFLYSQIARKQKLRYR encoded by the coding sequence ATGCCAAGCTTCATCCCAAATGCCATTATATTTACTATAGCTCTTTATGGAATACTTTGGCTTTGGTGTTTGGTAGATTTAATAAAGTCCGAATTTACGGATAATTCAATAAAGTTGCTTTGGGTTGTGATTTTGATTTTTGCAAATCCACTTGCTCCTTTTCTTTATAGTCAAATTGCCAGAAAACAAAAACTTAGATACAGATGA
- a CDS encoding PLDc N-terminal domain-containing protein, translating into MNLLFIGSISPGSFILILFSIVAFAFFVFWIITLVDIVRSNFKDPNMKLIWILDLIFTNPIGMIIYWIIAPNQKINNFNQFNHFK; encoded by the coding sequence ATGAATTTATTATTTATAGGAAGTATAAGTCCCGGAAGTTTTATATTGATTCTCTTTTCGATAGTAGCTTTTGCTTTTTTCGTCTTTTGGATCATTACTTTAGTGGATATAGTCAGGTCTAATTTCAAAGATCCAAACATGAAGCTGATTTGGATTTTGGATTTAATTTTTACAAATCCCATAGGCATGATTATCTATTGGATAATTGCACCAAATCAGAAAATTAATAATTTCAATCAATTTAATCACTTTAAATAA